One genomic region from Arthrobacter pigmenti encodes:
- a CDS encoding alpha-ketoacid dehydrogenase subunit beta produces the protein MSTMTFGRAINAGLRKAMENDPKVVLMGEDIGKLGGVFRITDGLQKDFGQHRVMDSPLAESGILGTAVGMAYRGYRPVIEIQFDGFIYPAFDQIVCQVAKLHYRTQGAVKMPLTIRVPFGGGIGSPEHHSESPEAYFTHTSGLRVISVSNPQDAYVMIQQAIASDDPVLYFEPKRRYHVKGEVDESVDITASSMNDARVVVEGSDVTLVTYGPLVPTARDAATAASDDGVSVEVIDLRSLAPIDFATVEKSVRKTGRLVITHEAAQSGGLGAEIAASITERCFYHLEHAPVRVTGFDIPYPYSKLEFHHLPDLDRILDGVDRVLDRPNSLSSQSGLEG, from the coding sequence ATGTCCACCATGACTTTCGGCCGCGCCATCAACGCAGGCCTGCGCAAGGCAATGGAGAATGACCCGAAGGTTGTCCTCATGGGCGAGGACATCGGCAAGCTGGGCGGTGTCTTCCGGATCACCGACGGATTGCAGAAGGACTTCGGTCAGCACCGCGTAATGGATTCCCCGCTCGCTGAGTCCGGCATTTTGGGCACGGCCGTGGGTATGGCCTACCGGGGATACCGCCCTGTCATCGAAATCCAGTTCGACGGGTTCATCTACCCGGCGTTCGACCAGATTGTCTGCCAGGTGGCCAAGCTGCATTACCGCACCCAGGGTGCGGTGAAGATGCCGTTGACCATCCGCGTGCCGTTTGGCGGCGGCATCGGTTCCCCGGAGCACCACTCCGAGTCGCCGGAAGCGTACTTCACGCATACATCGGGACTGCGCGTCATCAGCGTCTCCAACCCTCAGGATGCCTATGTGATGATCCAGCAGGCGATCGCCAGTGACGATCCCGTCTTGTACTTCGAGCCGAAGCGCCGCTACCACGTCAAGGGCGAGGTGGATGAGAGCGTGGACATCACGGCGTCGAGCATGAACGATGCGCGCGTGGTGGTCGAAGGCAGCGACGTCACCCTCGTCACGTACGGGCCGCTGGTGCCGACCGCACGGGACGCCGCGACTGCAGCGTCCGACGACGGCGTGTCGGTCGAGGTCATCGACCTCCGCTCGCTCGCGCCGATCGACTTCGCCACCGTAGAGAAGTCGGTCCGCAAGACCGGCCGGCTGGTGATCACGCACGAGGCAGCGCAATCGGGCGGACTTGGCGCGGAAATCGCGGCCAGCATTACCGAGCGGTGCTTCTACCACCTGGAGCACGCACCGGTGCGCGTCACCGGATTCGACATCCCCTACCCCTATTCCAAGCTCGAGTTCCACCATCTTCCCGATCTCGACCGGATACTGGACGGAGTGGACCGTGTTCTTGACCGGCCCAACTCCCTCAGCTCACAAAGCGGACTGGAAGGATAG
- the pdhA gene encoding pyruvate dehydrogenase (acetyl-transferring) E1 component subunit alpha, protein MPLNNRVDADPDELVQLIGPNGERRENAAYDRWVTGVDGPALQALYEDMVVIRRIDAEATALQRQGELALWPPLLGQEAAQIGSGRALREDDFVFSSYRENGVAYCRGVDLTDILRVWRGNASSGWDPYGINMATPQVIIGAQTLHATGYAMGILNDGADAVAVTYFGDGATSQGDVNEAMVFAASYQAPVIFFCQNNHWAISEPVGLQAHVPIAHRAPGFGIPSVRVDGNDVLACLAVTREALDRARTGGGPTFIEAVTYRMGPHTTADDPTRYRDANELEDWAAKDPIARLAGLLDSQGLLPAEVTDAVKTKADDVAARLREGCISMAEPEALDVFKHVYSEPNSWLARQQDQYERYLASFESSNSDSTELTEGSR, encoded by the coding sequence GTGCCTCTGAACAACAGAGTGGATGCGGATCCCGACGAGCTGGTGCAGCTCATCGGGCCCAACGGCGAACGTCGGGAAAACGCGGCCTATGACCGCTGGGTAACCGGTGTGGACGGCCCTGCACTGCAGGCGCTGTATGAAGACATGGTGGTCATCCGTCGGATCGATGCCGAGGCCACAGCACTTCAGCGCCAGGGAGAGCTGGCACTGTGGCCGCCGTTGCTTGGCCAGGAGGCCGCGCAGATCGGGTCCGGCCGTGCCCTGCGCGAGGATGACTTCGTCTTTTCGAGCTACCGCGAGAACGGTGTCGCGTACTGCCGGGGCGTGGATCTCACCGACATCCTGCGCGTCTGGCGCGGAAACGCCTCGTCCGGCTGGGACCCCTACGGCATCAACATGGCCACACCGCAGGTCATCATCGGAGCGCAGACCCTCCACGCCACCGGTTACGCCATGGGCATCCTGAACGACGGCGCGGATGCCGTTGCCGTGACGTACTTCGGTGACGGCGCCACCAGCCAGGGTGACGTCAACGAGGCAATGGTGTTCGCCGCAAGCTACCAGGCTCCGGTGATCTTCTTCTGCCAGAATAACCACTGGGCCATTTCGGAGCCGGTTGGCCTGCAGGCGCACGTCCCGATTGCGCACCGTGCACCCGGCTTCGGCATTCCCTCGGTCCGTGTTGACGGCAACGACGTGCTTGCCTGCCTCGCGGTGACCCGCGAGGCACTGGACCGCGCGCGCACCGGCGGTGGACCGACCTTCATTGAAGCGGTTACCTACCGCATGGGTCCGCACACCACGGCGGATGACCCTACGCGCTACCGCGACGCCAATGAGCTCGAGGACTGGGCTGCCAAGGATCCGATCGCCCGCCTGGCCGGCCTGCTTGATTCGCAGGGTCTGTTGCCGGCTGAGGTAACAGATGCCGTGAAAACCAAGGCCGACGACGTCGCAGCCCGCCTGCGCGAGGGCTGCATCTCCATGGCGGAGCCGGAAGCGCTCGACGTGTTCAAGCACGTCTACAGCGAACCCAACTCGTGGCTGGCGCGCCAGCAGGACCAGTACGAGCGGTACCTCGCCTCGTTCGAATCCTCGAACTCTGATTCGACGGAACTCACGGAAGGAAGCCGCTGA
- a CDS encoding DUF4383 domain-containing protein, with protein sequence MRTSPNRLVATVFGAVYLLVGVLGFFVTAGVGFFATEGNTLIVFEVNPLHNVIHLAIGAALLLAGLNSVSAAKGVNTAVGAVYLLVGILGLFLVGSSLNIIALNGADNVLHLASAVILLGVGLSQDKAARTSGTRAHSA encoded by the coding sequence ATGCGCACCTCACCGAACCGTCTCGTGGCAACCGTCTTCGGCGCCGTCTACCTGCTGGTCGGCGTCCTCGGATTCTTCGTCACCGCCGGTGTTGGGTTCTTCGCAACCGAGGGCAATACGCTCATCGTTTTCGAAGTCAACCCGCTCCACAATGTCATCCACCTTGCCATCGGCGCCGCACTGCTCCTCGCAGGCCTGAATTCCGTCAGCGCCGCGAAGGGCGTCAACACCGCTGTCGGCGCCGTCTACCTGCTGGTGGGCATCCTCGGCCTCTTCCTGGTGGGCAGCTCGCTGAACATCATCGCCCTGAACGGTGCCGACAACGTACTGCACCTTGCCAGCGCAGTGATCCTGCTGGGCGTCGGGCTTTCCCAGGACAAGGCTGCACGCACCTCCGGCACCCGCGCCCACAGCGCGTAA
- a CDS encoding Lrp/AsnC family transcriptional regulator codes for MQPLDSTDARLLLALARDSRRTVVALAQKLGLSRNTVQARMARLEKNSVFLSFERRINPASLGYPLTAFIQVHVDQRKLAAITEKLDDIPEVLEAHGLTGQADILVRVVSVDAEDLFRINGKILACDGVERCDTSLAMHELIPYRMEPLLERGSEE; via the coding sequence ATGCAGCCCCTGGACAGTACCGACGCCCGACTCCTCCTTGCCCTCGCCCGAGACTCCCGGCGGACGGTGGTTGCGCTCGCCCAGAAGCTGGGGCTCTCCCGCAACACCGTGCAGGCGCGCATGGCCCGCCTGGAGAAGAATTCAGTGTTCCTCTCCTTTGAACGCCGCATCAATCCGGCCTCACTCGGCTACCCGCTGACTGCCTTCATCCAGGTCCACGTGGACCAGCGAAAACTCGCGGCCATCACCGAAAAGCTCGATGACATCCCCGAAGTCCTGGAAGCCCACGGCCTCACCGGCCAGGCGGACATCCTGGTGCGGGTGGTCTCGGTGGATGCGGAGGACCTCTTCCGGATCAACGGGAAAATCCTCGCGTGTGACGGAGTTGAACGCTGCGACACCTCACTGGCGATGCATGAACTCATCCCTTACCGCATGGAACCGCTGCTGGAAAGGGGTTCCGAAGAGTAG